Proteins encoded by one window of Vitis riparia cultivar Riparia Gloire de Montpellier isolate 1030 chromosome 11, EGFV_Vit.rip_1.0, whole genome shotgun sequence:
- the LOC117925517 gene encoding putative chloride channel-like protein CLC-g encodes MSAQPNADEESQAQPLLDPSLHRSLSNVTSQVAIVGSNVCPIESLDYEIYENDFFKQDWRSRGKVQIFQYIFVKWLLCFLIGLIVSLIGFCNNLAVENLAGVKFVITSNMMLVKRYGMAFLVFFSSNFVLTLFASIITAFIAPAAAGSGIPEVKAYLNGVDAPGIFTVKTLLVKIVGSITAVSSSLLIGKAGPMVHTGACVAALLGQGGSRKYGLTWRWLRYFKNDRDRRDFVTCGSAAGIAASFRAPVGGVLFSLEEMASWWRSALLWRCFFTTAVVAIMLRALIDVCLSGKCGLFGTGGLIMFDVTSQSTTYHIKDVPPVLVLGVIGGLLGSLYNFLLEKVLRIYSYIYGKKPIYKIILACSISVFTSCLLFGLPWLASCQPCPIDASEACPTIGRSGNYKKFQCPPGHYNDLASLIFNTNDDAIKNLFSKDTDSEFQYSSILIFFATCFFLSIFSYGIVAPAGLFVPVIVTGASYGRFVGMLVGSHSNLNHGLFAVLGAASLLGGSMRMTVSLCVIILELTNNLLLLPLIMVVLLVSKTVADAFNGNVYDIIMKLKGFPYLEAHAEPYMRQLTVEDVVTGPLQLFNVIEKVENIVHVLRTTGHHGFPVIDERSHSESPVLFGLVLRAHLIVLLRKKAFLTAAVRADSDAFRHFSAMDFTKRGSGNGDKIEDIELTEEEMEMFIDLHPFCNSSPYTVVETMSLAKALILFREVGLRHLLVIPKISNRSPVVGILTRHDFMPEHILGVHPLLVRSRWKRIRFQLPRFLKLF; translated from the exons ATGTCTGCTCAACCCAATGCAGACGAGGAGTCCCAGGCACAACCACTCCTCGACCCTTCCCTCCATCGATCACTCTCCAACGTTACTTCCCAGGTCGCTATTGTTGGCTCCAACGTCTGCCCAATCGAGAGTCTTGACTATGA gattTACGAGAATGATTTCTTCAAACAGGATTGGAGGAGTCGCGGCAAGGTTCAGATCTTTCAGTACATATTCGTGAAGTGGTTGCTGTgttttttgattggtttaatCGTTAGTCTTATTGGGTTCTGCAACAATCTCGCTGTCGAGAACCTCGCCGGCGTCAAATTCGTCATCACGTCGAATATGATGCTTGTAAAGAG GTATGGAATGGCTTTTCTTGTCTTCTTCTCTTCCAATTTTGTTCTCACTCTGTTTGCCTCGATCATCACGGCTTTTATAGCTCCGGCAGCAGCCGGTTCAGGCATTCCGGAAGTGAAGGCTTACTTGAATGGCGTGGATGCACCAGGAATATTTACTGTGAAAACTCTGCTTGTTAAG ATTGTTGGTAGCATTACAGCCGTGTCATCATCTCTTCTTATTGGGAAGGCTGGGCCCATGGTACATACTGGTGCATGTGTGGCAGCATTGCTGGGTCAGGGTGGGTCTAGGAAATATGGTTTAACTTGGAGATGGCTACGCTACTTCAAGAATGATAGAGACCGACGAGATTTTGTAACATGTGGATCAGCTGCTGGAATTGCTGCTTCTTTCCGTGCTCCTGTTGGTGGTGTGTTGTTTAGTCTTGAAGAAATGGCATCTTG GTGGAGAAGTGCCCTTCTATGGAGATGTTTCTTCACAACAGCAGTAGTTGCAATTATGCTTCGGGCTCTGATTGATGTTTGCTTAAGTGGAAAATGTGGCCTATTTGGTACAGGGGGTTTGATAATGTTTGACGTCACCTCACAAAGTACTACATATCACATAAAGGATGTGCCTCCTGTGCTTGTTCTAGGAGTTATAGGGGGTCTGTTGGGaagtttatataattttcttcttgAGAAGGTCCTCCGAATTTACAGTTATATTTATGG GAAAAAGcctatttacaaaataattcttgCTTGCTCAATCTCTGTTTTCACATCCTGTCTTCTATTTGGATTACCATGGCTTGCATCCTGCCAACCTTGCCCAATTGATGCATCAGAAGCTTGTCCTACAATAGGCCGGTCTGGTAACTACAAGAAGTTCCAGTGTCCTCCTGGTCACTACAATGATCTAGCCAGTCTTATTTTCAACACAAATGATGATGCCATAAAAAATCTTTTCAGCAAAGACACTGATTCAGAGTTCCAATACTCAtcaattcttatattttttgccACCTGCTTTTTTCTCAGTATCTTTAGCTATGGTATTGTGGCTCCTGCGGGTCTATTTGTACCTGTTATTGTGACAGGTGCATCTTATGGACGTTTTGTTGGAATGTTAGTTGGTTCACACTCGAATCTTAACCACGGCCTCTTTGCTGTGCTGGGCGCTGCATCTCTTCTTGGTGGATCTATGAGGATGACAGTTTCCTTGTGTGTCATTATCCTAGAACTGACCAATAATCTCTTATTACTTCCCCTGATAATGGTGGTTCTTCTTGTTTCCAAAACTGTAGCTGACGCTTTTAATGGAAATGTTTATGACATTATTATGAAATTGAAGGGATTTCCTTACTTAGAAGCACATGCCGAGCCATACATGAGGCAGCTGACAGTTGAGGATGTAGTCACGGGTCCACTTCAGCTCTTTAATGTCATTGAGAAGGTTGAAAATATAGTACATGTTCTCAGAACTACAGGACATCATGGATTCCCTGTGATTGATGAACGTTCACATTCTGAATCACCAGTTTTGTTTGGTTTAGTCCTCCGTGCCCATCTTATTGTATTGCTTAGGAAGAAAGCTTTCTTAACCGCTGCTGTTCGAGCAGACAGTGATGCCTTTAGGCACTTCTCAGCTATGGATTTCACAAAGAGGGGATCAGGCAATGGTGACAAGATAGAGGATATAGAACTGACTGAAGAAGAGATGGAGATGTTCATAGATTTGCATCCATTTTGCAATTCTTCACCATATACTGTTGTGGAGACAATGTCATTAGCAAAGGCTCTCATACTTTTCCGAGAAGTTGGCTTAAGACATCTGCTGGTGATCCCCAAGATCTCTAAT AGATCTCCAGTAGTGGGTATATTGACGAGACACGATTTTATGCCAGAACATATTCTGGGTGTGCATCCTCTGCTGGTAAGGAGCAGGTGGAAAAGAATAAGATTTCAGCTTCCTCGTTTTCTAAAACTCTTTTGA